In the genome of Pseudomonas protegens, one region contains:
- a CDS encoding MBL fold metallo-hydrolase, which translates to MSAVLPSLIRETFPVGPLQCNCTIIGDPLTKKAIVVDPGGNPDLIMARLDALGLKVVSIIHTHAHLDHFLASGQMKEKTGATLHLHKDDQFLWDNLEMQCSMFGVPFTPVPSPDRWLDHEEELACGCGVALHTPGHTPGSMSFWFSEAKLLIAGDTLFKRGVGRTDLWGGDQATLVRSIKQRLYTLDEDATVVAGHGPDTRLGDEMRQNPFVRA; encoded by the coding sequence ATGAGCGCCGTCCTACCCAGCCTGATCCGCGAGACCTTTCCCGTCGGTCCATTGCAGTGCAACTGCACCATCATCGGCGACCCGCTGACCAAGAAAGCCATAGTGGTCGATCCGGGCGGCAATCCGGACTTGATCATGGCCCGCCTCGATGCCCTGGGGCTGAAGGTGGTGAGCATCATTCATACCCATGCTCACCTGGACCATTTCCTGGCCTCGGGGCAGATGAAGGAAAAGACCGGTGCCACCTTGCATCTGCACAAGGACGACCAGTTCCTCTGGGACAACCTGGAGATGCAATGCAGCATGTTCGGCGTGCCCTTTACCCCGGTGCCGTCACCGGACCGTTGGCTGGATCATGAGGAAGAGTTGGCCTGTGGATGCGGCGTGGCCTTGCATACCCCCGGGCATACCCCGGGTTCCATGAGCTTTTGGTTTTCTGAAGCTAAGCTTCTGATTGCCGGCGACACACTGTTCAAGCGTGGGGTCGGGCGCACTGACTTGTGGGGCGGAGATCAGGCCACCCTGGTGCGTTCGATCAAGCAGCGTCTGTATACCCTCGACGAAGACGCCACGGTGGTTGCCGGGCACGGTCCAGACACCCGCCTGGGGGATGAGATGCGTCAGAATCCGTTCGTGAGGGCCTGA
- a CDS encoding OmpA family protein, whose product MFTSRRLIVVATAVALLSGCASPNPYDNQGQADGGSSGMSKTAKYGGLGALAGALAGAAIDHNNRGKGALIGAAVVGASAAGYGYYADQQEKKLRASMANTGVEVQRQGDQIKLIMPGNITFATDSANIAPSFYQPLNNLANSLREFNQNQIEIVGYTDSTGSRQHNMDLSQRRAQSVATYLTSQGVSSANLSARGAGPDNPIASNADVNGRAQNRRVEVNLKAIPGQQYQQPNQQYQQPYQQQGQQY is encoded by the coding sequence ATGTTCACCTCGCGTCGTTTGATTGTTGTCGCTACTGCTGTGGCCTTGTTGTCCGGCTGCGCTTCGCCTAACCCCTATGACAATCAGGGGCAGGCCGACGGCGGCTCGTCGGGCATGAGCAAAACTGCAAAATACGGTGGCCTGGGTGCCCTGGCCGGTGCCTTGGCGGGTGCCGCCATCGACCACAACAACCGTGGCAAGGGGGCGCTGATCGGCGCCGCCGTGGTGGGTGCGTCCGCCGCCGGTTACGGTTACTACGCCGACCAGCAGGAGAAGAAGCTGCGCGCCAGCATGGCCAATACCGGAGTTGAAGTGCAGCGTCAGGGCGATCAGATCAAGCTGATCATGCCGGGCAACATCACCTTCGCCACCGACTCGGCGAACATCGCTCCCAGCTTCTATCAGCCGCTGAACAACCTGGCCAACTCCCTGCGCGAGTTCAACCAGAACCAGATCGAGATCGTCGGCTACACCGACAGCACCGGCAGCCGCCAGCACAACATGGACCTGTCCCAGCGCCGTGCCCAGAGCGTGGCGACCTACTTGACGTCCCAGGGCGTGAGCAGTGCCAATCTGTCCGCTCGCGGCGCCGGCCCGGACAACCCGATTGCCAGCAATGCCGACGTCAATGGTCGCGCGCAGAACCGTCGGGTGGAGGTCAACCTCAAGGCGATTCCGGGCCAGCAGTATCAACAGCCGAACCAGCAGTACCAGCAGCCCTACCAGCAGCAAGGTCAGCAGTACTAA
- a CDS encoding tryptophan--tRNA ligase, with amino-acid sequence MTTRTRILTGITTTGTPHLGNYAGAIRPAILASRDSNADSFYFLADYHALIKCDDPLRIQRSRQEIAATWLAGGLDVERVTFYRQSDIPEIPELTWLLTCVAAKGLLNRAHAYKASVDKNLEAGEDPDAGITMGLYSYPVLMAADILMFNAHKVPVGRDQIQHVEMARDIGQRFNHLFGQGKEFFAMPEALIEESVATLPGLDGRKMSKSYDNTIPLFTSAKDMKDAISRIVTDSKAPGEAKDPDNSHLFTLFQAFSTPAQAAEFRGELLQGLGWGEAKNRLFQLLDAELGEARERYHQLIARPADLEDILRAGAVKARAVATPFLAELREAVGLRSFASQVQVAATTKKKAAKAARFISFREDDGSFRFRLLSADGEQLLLSRHFADGKAAGAASKQLQSGQALDLRSEAGSFSVWLDGACVADSPEFADAAARDAAIEALRIALTPAQD; translated from the coding sequence ATGACTACTCGTACGCGTATCCTCACCGGCATCACCACCACCGGCACCCCGCACCTGGGCAACTACGCCGGCGCGATTCGCCCGGCGATCCTTGCCAGTCGCGACAGCAATGCCGACTCCTTCTACTTCCTGGCCGACTACCACGCGCTGATCAAGTGCGACGACCCGTTGCGCATCCAGCGCTCGCGTCAGGAGATCGCCGCCACCTGGCTGGCCGGTGGCCTGGATGTGGAGCGCGTGACTTTCTATCGCCAGTCGGACATTCCGGAAATCCCGGAACTGACCTGGCTGCTGACCTGCGTCGCAGCCAAGGGGCTGCTCAATCGCGCGCATGCCTACAAGGCTTCGGTGGACAAGAACCTGGAAGCCGGCGAAGACCCGGATGCCGGCATCACCATGGGGCTGTACAGCTACCCGGTGCTGATGGCCGCGGACATCCTGATGTTCAACGCCCACAAGGTGCCGGTTGGCCGGGATCAGATTCAGCACGTGGAGATGGCCCGTGATATCGGCCAGCGCTTCAACCACCTGTTCGGTCAGGGCAAGGAGTTCTTCGCCATGCCCGAGGCGCTGATCGAGGAAAGCGTCGCCACCCTGCCGGGGCTGGACGGGCGCAAGATGTCCAAGAGTTACGACAACACCATCCCATTGTTCACCAGCGCCAAGGACATGAAGGATGCGATCTCGCGCATCGTCACTGACTCCAAGGCGCCGGGCGAGGCCAAGGATCCGGACAACTCTCATTTGTTCACCCTGTTCCAGGCCTTCTCCACCCCGGCGCAGGCTGCCGAGTTCCGCGGCGAACTGCTCCAGGGCCTGGGTTGGGGCGAGGCCAAGAACCGCCTGTTCCAATTGCTGGATGCCGAGCTGGGCGAAGCCCGCGAGCGTTATCACCAGTTGATCGCACGCCCGGCGGACCTGGAAGACATCCTGCGTGCCGGCGCCGTCAAGGCCCGTGCTGTGGCCACGCCGTTCCTCGCCGAGTTGCGCGAAGCCGTGGGCCTGCGCTCCTTTGCCAGCCAGGTGCAGGTTGCCGCCACGACCAAGAAAAAAGCCGCCAAGGCTGCACGCTTCATCAGCTTCCGCGAAGACGATGGCAGCTTCCGTTTCCGCCTGCTGTCTGCCGATGGCGAGCAGTTGCTGCTGTCGCGCCATTTCGCCGACGGCAAGGCTGCCGGTGCGGCGAGCAAACAGCTGCAGTCCGGGCAGGCGCTGGATCTGCGCAGCGAAGCCGGCAGTTTCAGCGTCTGGCTGGATGGCGCCTGTGTCGCTGACAGCCCCGAGTTCGCCGACGCTGCCGCGCGTGATGCGGCCATTGAGGCACTGCGCATTGCGTTGACCCCGGCGCAGGACTAA
- a CDS encoding alpha/beta hydrolase, with protein sequence MRETPVVIAGPVGQLEALYLEVPDARGVALICHPNPVQGGTMLNKVVSTLQRTARDAGLITLRFNYRGVGASEGSHDMGTGEVDDAQAAAQWLLARHPGLPLTLLGFSFGGFVAASLGGRLEAQGVQLKHLFMVAAAVTRLRDSDQLPENCPLTLIQPETDEVIDPQAVYDWSDALVRPHELLKVAECGHFFHGKLTDLKDLVLPRLSN encoded by the coding sequence ATGCGTGAAACCCCTGTAGTGATTGCCGGCCCGGTGGGCCAACTGGAAGCCCTGTATCTGGAGGTGCCCGACGCTCGCGGCGTGGCGCTGATCTGTCACCCCAATCCGGTGCAGGGTGGCACCATGCTCAACAAGGTGGTGTCCACCTTGCAGCGTACTGCGCGGGATGCCGGGCTGATTACCTTGCGCTTCAACTATCGGGGCGTGGGCGCCAGTGAGGGCAGTCACGACATGGGCACTGGCGAAGTCGATGACGCCCAGGCCGCTGCTCAGTGGCTGCTGGCCCGGCACCCGGGGCTGCCATTGACGCTGCTGGGGTTCTCCTTCGGTGGTTTTGTCGCCGCCAGTCTGGGCGGCCGCCTGGAAGCTCAGGGCGTGCAACTCAAGCACCTGTTCATGGTGGCGGCGGCGGTGACCCGGCTGCGAGACAGCGACCAGTTGCCGGAGAACTGCCCGCTGACCCTGATCCAGCCGGAAACCGATGAAGTCATCGACCCACAGGCGGTCTACGACTGGTCCGACGCGCTTGTTCGCCCCCATGAGCTGCTGAAAGTGGCAGAATGCGGGCACTTTTTTCATGGCAAGCTCACCGACCTCAAGGATCTGGTGCTGCCGCGACTTTCGAATTGA
- the zapE gene encoding cell division protein ZapE has translation MTPLERYQADLKRPDFFHDAAQETAVRHLQRLYDDLIAAEQNKPGLLGKLFGKKDQVPVKGLYFWGGVGRGKTYLVDTFFEALPFKEKVRTHFHRFMKRVHEEMKTLGGEKNPLTIIAKRFSQEARVICFDEFFVSDITDAMILGTLMEELFKNGVTLVATSNIVPDGLYKDGLQRARFLPAIALIKQNTEIVNVDSGVDYRLRHLEQAELFHYPLNEAAHESLRKSFRALTPECTQAVENDVLIIENREIRALRTCDDVAWFDFRELCDGPRSQNDYIELGKIFHAVLLSGVEQMSVTTDDIARRFINMVDEFYDRNVKLIISAEVELKDLYTGGRLTFEFQRTLSRLLEMQSHEFLSRAHKP, from the coding sequence ATGACGCCCCTAGAACGATATCAAGCAGATCTGAAACGCCCGGACTTCTTTCATGACGCGGCACAGGAAACCGCTGTGCGTCATCTGCAGCGTCTGTACGACGATCTGATTGCAGCCGAGCAAAACAAGCCGGGGCTGCTCGGCAAGCTGTTCGGCAAAAAGGATCAGGTGCCGGTCAAGGGCCTGTATTTCTGGGGGGGAGTGGGGCGCGGCAAGACCTACCTGGTGGATACCTTCTTCGAAGCCTTGCCGTTCAAGGAAAAGGTTCGGACGCACTTTCACCGCTTTATGAAGCGCGTCCACGAAGAGATGAAGACGCTGGGGGGCGAGAAGAATCCGCTGACCATCATCGCCAAGCGCTTCTCGCAAGAAGCGCGGGTGATCTGCTTCGACGAGTTCTTCGTCTCCGACATTACCGATGCGATGATTCTCGGCACCCTGATGGAGGAGCTGTTCAAGAATGGCGTGACCCTGGTCGCCACCTCGAACATCGTTCCGGACGGTCTGTACAAGGATGGTTTGCAGCGTGCGCGTTTCCTGCCGGCCATTGCTCTGATCAAGCAGAATACCGAGATCGTCAACGTCGACAGCGGTGTCGATTACCGTCTGCGGCATCTGGAACAGGCCGAGCTGTTTCATTACCCCCTGAATGAAGCGGCTCACGAAAGCCTGCGCAAGAGCTTCCGGGCGCTGACGCCTGAATGCACTCAGGCGGTGGAAAACGATGTGTTGATCATCGAGAACCGCGAAATTCGTGCGCTGCGTACCTGTGATGATGTGGCCTGGTTCGACTTCCGCGAGCTGTGCGACGGTCCCCGCAGCCAGAACGACTACATCGAACTGGGCAAGATCTTCCACGCGGTGCTGCTCAGCGGCGTGGAGCAGATGAGCGTCACCACCGACGACATTGCCCGGCGCTTTATCAATATGGTCGACGAGTTCTATGACCGTAACGTCAAGCTGATCATCTCTGCCGAGGTTGAACTCAAGGATCTCTACACCGGTGGGCGACTGACGTTCGAGTTCCAGCGGACCCTCAGCCGGTTGCTGGAGATGCAGTCCCACGAGTTCCTGTCGCGGGCGCACAAGCCGTAA
- a CDS encoding YhcB family protein: MEHSLLVWLLPTLALVAGVAIGFLVARLLPNAAPNRTQRQLDDIQERFDNYQNEVVTHFNSTATLVKKLTQSYQEVQDHLAEGANRLALDELTRQRLLAALHSESVQAPRERLTPPRDQEPPRDYAPKTPNAPGMLDEQYGLKK; encoded by the coding sequence GTGGAACACTCGCTCTTAGTTTGGTTGTTGCCGACTCTTGCCCTGGTCGCGGGTGTCGCCATTGGATTCCTGGTTGCTCGCCTGCTGCCCAATGCCGCGCCTAACCGCACGCAGCGTCAGTTGGACGATATTCAGGAACGTTTCGACAATTATCAGAACGAAGTGGTCACCCACTTCAACAGCACCGCCACCCTGGTGAAAAAACTCACCCAGAGTTATCAGGAAGTGCAGGACCATCTCGCCGAGGGCGCCAACCGCCTGGCCCTGGATGAACTGACCCGCCAGCGCCTGCTGGCCGCTCTGCACTCGGAGTCGGTGCAGGCTCCGCGTGAACGCCTGACACCACCGCGGGACCAGGAGCCACCACGGGACTACGCGCCAAAGACGCCGAATGCCCCCGGCATGCTCGATGAGCAATACGGCCTGAAGAAGTAA
- a CDS encoding methylated-DNA--[protein]-cysteine S-methyltransferase: MSCVFKSMASPVGQLTLVARGRKLAAILWEHERQNRVRLGPLQEAPDDPLLRETERQLQEYFAGDRERFELELDFVGTEFQCQVWQALLTIPFGETRSYGQIARQIGHPKAVRAVGAANGRNPISIVAPCHRVIGASGSLTGFAGGLQAKQYLLALEGEETLPLRF, translated from the coding sequence ATGTCCTGCGTATTCAAATCTATGGCGTCCCCTGTTGGCCAACTGACGCTGGTGGCCAGAGGGCGCAAGTTGGCGGCGATTCTCTGGGAGCACGAACGGCAGAATCGGGTTCGTCTCGGGCCGTTGCAGGAGGCGCCTGATGATCCGCTGTTGCGGGAAACCGAGCGTCAGTTGCAGGAGTACTTTGCCGGCGACCGTGAGCGTTTCGAGCTGGAGCTGGATTTTGTCGGCACCGAGTTTCAGTGTCAGGTCTGGCAGGCGCTGTTGACCATTCCTTTCGGTGAAACCCGCAGCTACGGCCAGATTGCCCGACAGATCGGCCACCCCAAGGCGGTACGGGCAGTCGGGGCGGCCAATGGCCGTAACCCGATTTCGATTGTTGCGCCCTGTCATCGAGTGATTGGCGCATCGGGAAGCCTGACCGGCTTTGCCGGTGGGCTGCAAGCCAAGCAGTATCTGCTGGCCCTGGAAGGCGAAGAGACGTTGCCACTGAGGTTCTGA